The Ipomoea triloba cultivar NCNSP0323 chromosome 13, ASM357664v1 genomic interval caatNatatatatatgtgtgtgtgtgtgtgtgtgtgtgtgtgtgtgtgtttctattcaaatgtggctgcGCTTTTTCGTCCAATCGGTGCggaatacaccactatgtatataatttttcgTCCAATCGGTGCggaatacaccactatgtatataaatatacatcactcaatgttagaaaatgcaccacaatgaaaatacataaaaacaccaaaaaacacaccaacacccaaaataatgcaccataactccttTGCCTttaatggtgcatttcttaacactgtgtggtatatatttacatacctagtgtATTTTTtagtgatgcgtacctaatgatgcataattgtgttgtgcattttctaacattgaatagtgtatatttgtatacatagtggtgcggccgcactgactgCATGTTAAGGCACATATTTGAATAACTattggtgcggccgcactgatcGCACGTTAAGGTACGGTCGCACCTGAactttgctatatatatatatatagcaaaataagtactagtatgtagttttttttttagtattattgattctattacaaggtagtatatgttctatactttctttaTCTATTGTAGTCTAAAGAGTTAACACGCCTAGATGATGTGACTTTTCCTCAAGGATAGCCACGTAGTAGATAAAAAGAGACTGTTGCAAAGTTGTTGAAGCTGCATGCATGCAATCTAagagaaattaaatatgttatcCAAGCATCTTCAAACGACTGAACACAGAATTAACGTTAATAACAGACACCATATCTTAATATATTGAACTTGATAATTACGTATAAGAAACATTAATACATGCAGCCCTTGCATTGCTGCATGCTTCTGCTTAATTACTTTTCATAATAACCATCATATCTTCTTACATATATCTTACTGCGTGTAATgcatttacttattattttaattatgcgGTGTATATGTAAGAAGAGTAATCATATCCCCTTTTGGGTATGTATTCATGGGGCGTAGCCACCACCATGTCCACCCCCTTCACCACCACCGGCACCGCCGCCATATCCACCTCCATGTTCACCTCCGGCAGACCCGCCGCCTCCGCCTGATCCTCCGCCACTACCTCCACCACCAGCGTACCCACCTCCGTGTGCTGCTCCGCCTCCTGCGCCGCCACCTTCACCACCTCCACTTCCATATCCACCACCTGATGCTCCACCGGCATAGCCTCCGCCTCCACCACCCCCTTTGCCACCCCCACCACCATATCCCCCACCGCTTGCTCCTCCTCCGCCGTACCCACCCCCTGCTCCTTCACCTCCGCCATATCCGCCGCCGTGTGCTCCACCTGAAGCGCCACCGCCTCCGCCGCCACTACCCCCGCCTCCACCACCACCGTACCCGCCGCCACCGCCATGTTCCCCTCCCGCACCATATCCACCTCCAGCTCCGCCTCCTTCACCACTTCCACTCCCGGACCCGGCGCCATGGTCACCCCCACCAGCATAaccgccgccgccaccgccaccacttccgccgccaccaccaccgccaGCACCACCGTgctctccaccaccaccaccataccCGGCACCGCCGCCTTCCCCACTACCAGCTCCACCCGCATAACCCGAACCGTGGCCGCCTGCCTcgccacctccaccaccaccacccttTCCCCCACCGCCTCCACCACCCGCAGCACCACCACCATACCCGGCCCCACCGCCTTCTCCACTGCCAGCCCCACCCGCATAACCATGGTCACCCACCGCACCATATCCGCCACCTCCACCGGAACCtccaccaccgccgccgccaccaACGGTAACACCAACGTGGGCGCCGAGTCCAACCTCATAATTGAGGAGAGTTCTTGCTGCCGAGCATATTCCTATTCCCAGCAACAGAAAGAAGAGTATATTAAGAGCTCTATGCTTTGCCATGGGAAATGATCGAAGAGAAGTTGTTTGACGAATGCATGGGGTTTGTGGGTATTTATAGGAATAGCAAAGAGCAGAAAAGCGCGTTAATGGCAAAAGCACTGCACATGCGG includes:
- the LOC116000947 gene encoding glycine-rich cell wall structural protein 1.8, with protein sequence MAKHRALNILFFLLLGIGICSAARTLLNYEVGLGAHVGVTVGGGGGGGGSGGGGGYGAVGDHGYAGGAGSGEGGGAGYGGGAAGGGGGGGKGGGGGGGEAGGHGSGYAGGAGSGEGGGAGYGGGGGEHGGAGGGGGGGSGGGGGGGYAGGGDHGAGSGSGSGEGGGAGGGYGAGGEHGGGGGYGGGGGGGSGGGGGGASGGAHGGGYGGGEGAGGGYGGGGASGGGYGGGGGKGGGGGGGYAGGASGGGYGSGGGEGGGAGGGAAHGGGYAGGGGSGGGSGGGGGSAGGEHGGGYGGGAGGGEGGGHGGGYAP